The Anoplolepis gracilipes chromosome 17, ASM4749672v1, whole genome shotgun sequence genome window below encodes:
- the Mud gene encoding uncharacterized protein Mud isoform X1 — protein MDIWEKIIIEWIDCLKVQTESSVVKNATELENGKFYVNFLKLIKWKKMKEYKNYNQKDIILKFLEAEYPSFKINTDDNTEHLYIASLLLVHSCKISIEHHSVQYNMCDNLNHETQIRVKTFLENILPLGKEVTKETIKEIIMEVQDISTANNYRTPPIKKFSSSPVACSTRSKKIMTDRIRELKELKCNLAEERFANADLREDVMIQHEKIQKLQKKLDEKSMEIKALREEIMRPSTPQPSQTKIDDSQENYYKKYISDMESQLNKQQDEINKLETDKDTLSKKLSCVQRTYLRYKEDFTNCEQSLESLSNKIEGKDRELVELRMQNEELRARIKELDKNFDEQSFEIEDLHTLSATTSFNVSEVLSSVIEIQLQEAKEESAILHAQVDTLKGKLDILTKDYKTVMQSNIDLQKKVETLDRVQVELNNMQKKLEISNTNIVNLQTEKTSLIVQNEDLRTLLSSREKELSKMEHSNTALNTELVNSKTDMNNLNKLLEEEKINSSNLNTALTQTKLQITEHLAHIHKLTDERDSFKSFIENCNKSLKDILYSGNQVIQVETDNLDNSTLTDLIRYIDTLLHNCNTMRISYKCDIEKLKLTINEINTKLFKQQSTITILEEQNKQNLMELANVEEDKKQKDLLLNEQKETIHKYLQEIEVLKEIRDEKLVLESNVRELTNNLINRELLLNSLVTQLKDLPSMMKDLKLIKEESVQSLTDYQENIKSTFKKLQCDYQKMHYNFNNIQEEKKELEYNLNRSKEELSNIQIMNTKLQQNLLDNKKIVSSLEEKRRILCNELNESKQTVQDLKKINLALEERYKMMETEANNNLESLKSENAKISFEFKDATDKLSLLQQEMNDKITQMELKEAQIHELLLDISFLKTEKEHLVHSHKEMLEVKDKEIEMKEEALLKSQAKMVKLTNETNAMEKKMKEIIINLQEVRSSQVAVLATQEAALKEKCAYIEELQEQFDNSKEILNKELEDTKSSLREYQIKFFNLENHINNQNKITAELQETLKEMSMELETNKERYKQIDASQVEIEKLCQELEQPTKNLNSTIVETCSNFDFLDQNLYHVFQYEGIYMDHKIVNISNIIKITLDELHKSQKVILHLSCTNAELNKTLAEQKIFIENNVKDKEEVCSLKNKIREMEVIAQKRNNYLKNLIKNKESFKDSLQTVVASQNDLHIVLTSFNQKWSEILTKFQHIFHIEKSVCDEFKELQTKKTSLENTLSKNQVTYSENIKSVFDILWKKFLWTEQQLRDTYLCSIHEKECLDALTNVKEDQFADEKMIIDIEVEKHKILQSNVIKSEEEIESFTALATLYENSLKSGEIKNQVEVEKKLQNQINQLINEKKDLKNKIDTMRLRNVKLEKSIDDLRMEIKKLQSTEIAPMEVNLVEVQSLKDELKCLKEQNQQLLEEKDEISKIKKQEFENRIKKEIHTTYEQKLEDMKQKMKIAYNEEMTKLNKDKERIIQEKLQSQMEIMCQKKREELNRYKEHVSELTSQLWKVGEKLLIEQQQKQDALQRLKELQIKQKEDKANQPITISRKTCTIEKEEMSPEYAQATMSQKVTTLITEETFERRHSLRSMQAMGNVFKTEDEEEIFDNVYLADIKRGNCLPTTDENRLSVLQARNSLCKPHLKSSYPAEMQFLPSTLTEEEIKSGSAEDNFNDSLSQSLLPEQKARKKEKSQISYKKPGPPTPSKNGGRLSLQGNELKSPSSRILKERNTDKRLTTTPHSLRNIFSLKRQDENASSTPKRRLSLFRKSRLP, from the exons ATGGATATATgggaaaagattattatagaATGG attgaCTGTTTAAAAGTGCAGACAGAATCAAGTGTGGTAAAAAATGCAACAGAACttgaaaatggaaaattttatgtcaatttcctaaaattaat aaaatggaagaaaatgaaagaatataaaaattataatcaaaaagatatcattctcaaatttttagaag CTGAATATCCTAGTTTTAAAATCAACACAGATGATAATACGGAACATTTATACATTGCATCTTTATTATTGGTTCattcatgtaaaatttctatagAACATCATTCTgtgcaatataatatgtgtgaCAACTTGAATCATGAAACACAAATTAGAGTTAAAACCTttctggaaaatattttacctcTTGGAAAAGAGGTAACCAAAGAaactataaaagaaattattatggaGGTTCAAGATATATCAACTGCAAATAATTACAGAACACCAcccattaaaaaattttccagtTCTCCTGTCGCTTGCTCTACacgtagtaaaaaaattatgactgACCGAATTCGAGAATTAAAAGagttaaaatgtaatttagcAGAAGAACGATTTGCTAATGCAGACTTACGAGAGGATGTAATGATTCAACATGAAAAGATACAGAAGTTACAGAAAAAACTTGATGAAAAATCAATGGAAATAAAGGCATTGCGAGAAGAAATAATGAGACCAAGTACTCCTCAGCCTTCTCAGACAAAGATAGATGATTCAcaagagaattattataaaaagtatattagtGACATGGAAAGTCAGTTAAACAAACAGCaagatgaaattaataaattggaGACAGACAAGGATACTCTATCGAAAAAGTTATCTTGTGTGCAAAGAACATATCTACGTTATAAAGAAGATTTTACAAACTGTGAACAATCCTTAGAATCTTTATCAAACAAAATTGAAGGTAAGGATAGAGAATTGGTAGAACTTAGAATGCAGAATGAAGAATTACGCGCACGTATCAAAGAATTGGacaaaaattttgatgaaCAAAGTTTTGAAATTGAAGATTTACATACACTTTCTGCCACAACGTCATTCAATGTTAGTGAAGTTCTAAGTTCTGTGATTGAAATTCAACTTCAAGAAGCTAAAGAAGAATCTGCTATATTGCATGCTCAAGTTGATACTTTAAAAGGGAAACTAGATATTCTtacaaaagattataaaactgTAATGCAATCAAATATAGATTTGCAGAAAAAGGTGGAAACACTGGATCGAGTGCaagtagaattaaataatatgcaaaaaaaattagaaatatcaaatacaaatattgtaaatttacaaacGGAGAAAACATCTCTTATTGTACAAAATGAAGATTTGAGAACCTTACTTTCAtctagagaaaaagaattgtcTAAAATGGAACATTCAAATACTGCATTAAATACAGAATTGGTTAATTCAAAAACAGACATGAATAACTTGAATAAATTACttgaagaagaaaagattaattctTCAAATTTGAACACTGCTTTAACACAAACTAAATTACAGATAACAGAACATCTTGCACATATTCATAAGCTTACTGATGAAAGAGACTCGTTTAAATCTTTCAtcgaaaattgcaataaaagtttgaaagatattttatattccggCAATCAAGTTATACAAGTTGAGACTGACAACTTGGATAACTCGACACTCACTGATCTTATAAGGTACATTGACACACTGTTACATAATTGTAACACAATGCGCATTTCATATAAATGTGATATCGAAAAACTAAAATTgacaataaatgaaataaatacgaaattgtttaaacaacaATCAACAATTACAATTTTAGAAGAGCAAAATAAGCAGAATCTTATGGAATTGGCTAATGTTGAGGAAGACAAAAagcaaaaagatttattattaaatgaacaGAAAGAAACTATCCATAAATATTTGCAGGAAATTGaagttttaaaagaaattagagATGAAAAACTTGTTTTAGAATCGAATGTACGTGagttaacaaataatttaatcaatcgagaactattattaaattctcttGTAACACAGTTAAAAGACCTCCCAAGTATgatgaaagatttaaaattaataaaagaagaaagtgTACAAAGTCTTACCgattatcaagaaaatattaaatcaacatttaaaaaattacaatgtgATTATCAGAAAATGcattataactttaataatatacaagaagaaaaaaaggaattagAATATAATCTAAATCGTAGTAAAGaagaattatcaaatattcaaataatgaatacaaaattgcaacaaaatttattagacaATAAGAAAATAGTAAGTAGCttggaagaaaagagaagaattcTGTGTAACGAATTAAATGAATCTAAACAAACTGTGcaagacttaaaaaaaataaatctagcATTAGAAGAACGGTATAAGATGATGGAAACTGAAGCAAATAACAATTTGGAAAGTTTGAAATCAGAAAATGCTAAAATATCATTTGAGTTCAAAGATGCTACTGATAAGCTGAGTTTATTACAACAAGAAATGAATGACAAAATTACACAAATGGAATTGAAAGAAGCGCAAATTCATGAGTTACTTTTAgatatttcctttttaaaaacagaaaagGAACATTTGGTACACTCACATAAAGAAATGCTTGAAGTAAAAGATAAAGAGATAGAAATGAAAGAAGAAGCATTACTTAAATCGCAAGCTAAAATGGTGAAACTAACAAATGAAACAAATGCCATGGAAAAGaagatgaaagaaattattattaatcttcaaGAAGTAAGATCTAGCCAAGTTGCCGTTTTGGCAACTCAAGAAGCAGCTCTGAAAGAAAAGTGTGCATACATAGAGGAACTTCAGGAACAGTTCGATAACTCCAaggaaatattgaataaagaaCTCGAAGATACAAAATCGTCATTGCGCGAATACCAAATCAAATTCTTCAATCTAGAAAATCacattaataatcaaaacaaGATTACAGCAGAATTGCAAGAAACGCTAAAAGAAATGAGCATGGAGCTTGAAACAAATAAGGAACGCTATAAGCAAATAGATGCGAGTCAAGTGGAAATTGAAAAACTGTGTCAAGAATTGGAACAGCCAACGAAAAACTTGAATTCTACAATTGTAGAAACATGCTCGAATTTTGATTTTCtcgatcaaaatttatatcatgtatTTCAGTATGAGGGCATATACATGGATCATAAGATTGTAAATATCTccaatattattaagattaccCTCGATGAATTACATAAATCTCAGAAAGTTATCCTACATTTGTCTTGCACAAATGCTGAATTGAATAAAACTTTGgcagaacaaaaaatatttatagaaaacaaTGTAAAAGACAAAGAGGAAGTCTGCagtttgaagaataaaatacgAGAAATGGAAGTAATAGCGCAaaaacgaaataattatcttaaaaatcttattaaaaataaagaatcttTCAAAGATTCTTTGCAAACAGTGGTTGCTTCACAGAATGacttacatattgttttaacaTCGTTCAACCAAAAGTGGAGTGAAATACTGACGAAATTTCAACACATTTTTCATATCGAGAAATCCGTTTGTGACGAGTTCAAAGAGTTGCAAACTAAAAAGACAAGTCTCGAAAATACATTGTCAAAAAATCAAGTCACCTATTCAGAAAACATTAAATCTgtattcgatattttatgGAAGAAGTTTTTATGGACAGAGCAACAATTACGTGATACTTATTTATGTTCGATACATGAAAAGGAATGTCTTGATGCATTGACAAATGTGAAAGAGGATCAATTTGCTGATGAGAAAATGATAATTGATATAGAGGTGgaaaagcataaaatattgcaatccaatgtaataaaatctgAGGAAGAAATAGAATCCTTTACAGCTTTGGCCACTTTGTACGAGAATAGTTTAAAGTCTGGCGAGATAAAAAATCAAGTAGaagtagagaaaaaattacaaaatcaaattaatcaactgATTAACGAAAAGAaagatctaaaaaataaaatagatactaTGCGTTTGAGAAATGTGAAATTAGAGAAGAGTATCGATGATCTTAGGATGGAGATAAAGAAGCTGCAATCGACGGAGATAGCGCCAATGGAAGTTAACTTGGTGGAAGTGCAATCTCTGAAGGATGaattgaaatgtttaaaagaaCAAAATCAACAATTGCttgaagaaaaagatgaaataaGCAAGATTAAAAAGCAAGAATTTGAAAAtcggataaaaaaagaaattcataCTACATACGAACAAAAATTGGAAGATATGAAGCAAAAAATG AAAATAGCCTACAATGAGGAAATGACGAAATTAAATAAGGATAAAGAAAGGATCATACAGGAAAAATTGCAATCTCAAATGGAGATAATGTgtcagaaaaaaagagaagaactTAATAGATACAAAGAACATGTTAGTGAACTAACTTCGCAACTTTGGAAAGTAGGAGAGAAACTCTTGATTGAACAACAACAGAAACAAGATGCGTTACAACGTTTGAAAGAATTGCAAATCAAGCAGAAGGAAGATAAAGCAAACCAACCAATAACTATTTCGCGCAAGACTTGCAC AATAGAGAAGGAAGAGATGTCGCCTGAATATGCTCAAGCAACTATGTCACAAAAAGTGACAACACTAATAACAGAAGAAACATTCGAAAGAAGGCATAGTCTTAGAAGCATGCAAGCAATGGGCAATGTGTTTAAAACGGAGGACGAGGAAGAAATCTTTGATAATGTTTATCTAG ctgATATAAAAAGAGGCAATTGTTTACCTACTACAGATGAGAACCGTTTGTCCGTATTACAAGCGAGAAACTCTCTTTGCAAACCTCACCTAAAATCGTCTTATCCGGCGGAAATGCAATTTCTTCCTTCAACTTTGACTGAAGAAGAGATTAAG tCGGGCTCTGCAGAAGATAATTTTAACGATAGTCTTAGCCAAAGCCTTCTTCCAGAACAAAAAgcaaggaaaaaagaaaaatctcag atatcatataaaaaaccTGGTCCTCCAACTCCAAGTAAAAATGGGGGAAGATTGTCATTGCAG ggtaatgaattaaaaagtcCAAGTTCACGCATATTGAAAGAGCGAAATACAGATAAAAGATTGACGACCACTCCTCACTCATTAAggaatatattctctttaaaacGACAAGACGAa AATGCATCCAGTACACCTAAACGCAGACTCAGTCTTTTTCGTAAATCTCGATTACCGTAG
- the Cnir gene encoding protein cornichon homolog 4, with the protein MGLISDPLLFAIALIDTGSVLFLLVYYIITLSDLECDYLNAQECCSKLNMGVLPKLIAHTFLVFLLLIHGQLILTLANIPMTIWLFYEYFGVPSGNMGVYDPTEIHNRSQLKRYTRDCMIHLGYCLVFFFIYLYCMIVALLKGDPINRNDDAIVDL; encoded by the exons ATGGGCCTAATTTCGGATCCGCTTTTATTCGCAATTGCGTTAATCGACACGGGCTCCGTTTTGTTTCTCCTCGTATATTAT ATCATAACACTATCGGATCTCGAGTGTGATTATTTGAATGCACAAGAATgttgttcaaaattaaatatg GGAGTGTTACCAAAATTAATAGCACATACATTTCTGGTATTTCTTTTGTTGATACATggacaattaatattaacctTGGCGAACATACCAATGACAATATggttattttatgaatattttggTGTTCCCAGTGGTAATATGGGTGTTTATGATCCTACAGAGATTCACAATCGCAGCCAATTGAAAAGATATACACGCGATTGTATGATTCATCTTGGATATTGCCtcgtattctttttcatttatctttattg CATGATTGTGGCATTGCTCAAGGGAGATCCTATCAATAGAAACGACGACGCTATagtagatttataa
- the Mud gene encoding uncharacterized protein Mud isoform X2 gives MDIWEKIIIEWIDCLKVQTESSVVKNATELENGKFYVNFLKLIKWKKMKEYKNYNQKDIILKFLEAEYPSFKINTDDNTEHLYIASLLLVHSCKISIEHHSVQYNMCDNLNHETQIRVKTFLENILPLGKEVTKETIKEIIMEVQDISTANNYRTPPIKKFSSSPVACSTRSKKIMTDRIRELKELKCNLAEERFANADLREDVMIQHEKIQKLQKKLDEKSMEIKALREEIMRPSTPQPSQTKIDDSQENYYKKYISDMESQLNKQQDEINKLETDKDTLSKKLSCVQRTYLRYKEDFTNCEQSLESLSNKIEGKDRELVELRMQNEELRARIKELDKNFDEQSFEIEDLHTLSATTSFNVSEVLSSVIEIQLQEAKEESAILHAQVDTLKGKLDILTKDYKTVMQSNIDLQKKVETLDRVQVELNNMQKKLEISNTNIVNLQTEKTSLIVQNEDLRTLLSSREKELSKMEHSNTALNTELVNSKTDMNNLNKLLEEEKINSSNLNTALTQTKLQITEHLAHIHKLTDERDSFKSFIENCNKSLKDILYSGNQVIQVETDNLDNSTLTDLIRYIDTLLHNCNTMRISYKCDIEKLKLTINEINTKLFKQQSTITILEEQNKQNLMELANVEEDKKQKDLLLNEQKETIHKYLQEIEVLKEIRDEKLVLESNVRELTNNLINRELLLNSLVTQLKDLPSMMKDLKLIKEESVQSLTDYQENIKSTFKKLQCDYQKMHYNFNNIQEEKKELEYNLNRSKEELSNIQIMNTKLQQNLLDNKKIVSSLEEKRRILCNELNESKQTVQDLKKINLALEERYKMMETEANNNLESLKSENAKISFEFKDATDKLSLLQQEMNDKITQMELKEAQIHELLLDISFLKTEKEHLVHSHKEMLEVKDKEIEMKEEALLKSQAKMVKLTNETNAMEKKMKEIIINLQEVRSSQVAVLATQEAALKEKCAYIEELQEQFDNSKEILNKELEDTKSSLREYQIKFFNLENHINNQNKITAELQETLKEMSMELETNKERYKQIDASQVEIEKLCQELEQPTKNLNSTIVETCSNFDFLDQNLYHVFQYEGIYMDHKIVNISNIIKITLDELHKSQKVILHLSCTNAELNKTLAEQKIFIENNVKDKEEVCSLKNKIREMEVIAQKRNNYLKNLIKNKESFKDSLQTVVASQNDLHIVLTSFNQKWSEILTKFQHIFHIEKSVCDEFKELQTKKTSLENTLSKNQVTYSENIKSVFDILWKKFLWTEQQLRDTYLCSIHEKECLDALTNVKEDQFADEKMIIDIEVEKHKILQSNVIKSEEEIESFTALATLYENSLKSGEIKNQVEVEKKLQNQINQLINEKKDLKNKIDTMRLRNVKLEKSIDDLRMEIKKLQSTEIAPMEVNLVEVQSLKDELKCLKEQNQQLLEEKDEISKIKKQEFENRIKKEIHTTYEQKLEDMKQKMKIAYNEEMTKLNKDKERIIQEKLQSQMEIMCQKKREELNRYKEHVSELTSQLWKVGEKLLIEQQQKQDALQRLKELQIKQKEDKANQPITISRKTCTIEKEEMSPEYAQATMSQKVTTLITEETFERRHSLRSMQAMGNVFKTEDEEEIFDNVYLADIKRGNCLPTTDENRLSVLQARNSLCKPHLKSSYPAEMQFLPSTLTEEEIKSGSAEDNFNDSLSQSLLPEQKARKKEKSQGNELKSPSSRILKERNTDKRLTTTPHSLRNIFSLKRQDENASSTPKRRLSLFRKSRLP, from the exons ATGGATATATgggaaaagattattatagaATGG attgaCTGTTTAAAAGTGCAGACAGAATCAAGTGTGGTAAAAAATGCAACAGAACttgaaaatggaaaattttatgtcaatttcctaaaattaat aaaatggaagaaaatgaaagaatataaaaattataatcaaaaagatatcattctcaaatttttagaag CTGAATATCCTAGTTTTAAAATCAACACAGATGATAATACGGAACATTTATACATTGCATCTTTATTATTGGTTCattcatgtaaaatttctatagAACATCATTCTgtgcaatataatatgtgtgaCAACTTGAATCATGAAACACAAATTAGAGTTAAAACCTttctggaaaatattttacctcTTGGAAAAGAGGTAACCAAAGAaactataaaagaaattattatggaGGTTCAAGATATATCAACTGCAAATAATTACAGAACACCAcccattaaaaaattttccagtTCTCCTGTCGCTTGCTCTACacgtagtaaaaaaattatgactgACCGAATTCGAGAATTAAAAGagttaaaatgtaatttagcAGAAGAACGATTTGCTAATGCAGACTTACGAGAGGATGTAATGATTCAACATGAAAAGATACAGAAGTTACAGAAAAAACTTGATGAAAAATCAATGGAAATAAAGGCATTGCGAGAAGAAATAATGAGACCAAGTACTCCTCAGCCTTCTCAGACAAAGATAGATGATTCAcaagagaattattataaaaagtatattagtGACATGGAAAGTCAGTTAAACAAACAGCaagatgaaattaataaattggaGACAGACAAGGATACTCTATCGAAAAAGTTATCTTGTGTGCAAAGAACATATCTACGTTATAAAGAAGATTTTACAAACTGTGAACAATCCTTAGAATCTTTATCAAACAAAATTGAAGGTAAGGATAGAGAATTGGTAGAACTTAGAATGCAGAATGAAGAATTACGCGCACGTATCAAAGAATTGGacaaaaattttgatgaaCAAAGTTTTGAAATTGAAGATTTACATACACTTTCTGCCACAACGTCATTCAATGTTAGTGAAGTTCTAAGTTCTGTGATTGAAATTCAACTTCAAGAAGCTAAAGAAGAATCTGCTATATTGCATGCTCAAGTTGATACTTTAAAAGGGAAACTAGATATTCTtacaaaagattataaaactgTAATGCAATCAAATATAGATTTGCAGAAAAAGGTGGAAACACTGGATCGAGTGCaagtagaattaaataatatgcaaaaaaaattagaaatatcaaatacaaatattgtaaatttacaaacGGAGAAAACATCTCTTATTGTACAAAATGAAGATTTGAGAACCTTACTTTCAtctagagaaaaagaattgtcTAAAATGGAACATTCAAATACTGCATTAAATACAGAATTGGTTAATTCAAAAACAGACATGAATAACTTGAATAAATTACttgaagaagaaaagattaattctTCAAATTTGAACACTGCTTTAACACAAACTAAATTACAGATAACAGAACATCTTGCACATATTCATAAGCTTACTGATGAAAGAGACTCGTTTAAATCTTTCAtcgaaaattgcaataaaagtttgaaagatattttatattccggCAATCAAGTTATACAAGTTGAGACTGACAACTTGGATAACTCGACACTCACTGATCTTATAAGGTACATTGACACACTGTTACATAATTGTAACACAATGCGCATTTCATATAAATGTGATATCGAAAAACTAAAATTgacaataaatgaaataaatacgaaattgtttaaacaacaATCAACAATTACAATTTTAGAAGAGCAAAATAAGCAGAATCTTATGGAATTGGCTAATGTTGAGGAAGACAAAAagcaaaaagatttattattaaatgaacaGAAAGAAACTATCCATAAATATTTGCAGGAAATTGaagttttaaaagaaattagagATGAAAAACTTGTTTTAGAATCGAATGTACGTGagttaacaaataatttaatcaatcgagaactattattaaattctcttGTAACACAGTTAAAAGACCTCCCAAGTATgatgaaagatttaaaattaataaaagaagaaagtgTACAAAGTCTTACCgattatcaagaaaatattaaatcaacatttaaaaaattacaatgtgATTATCAGAAAATGcattataactttaataatatacaagaagaaaaaaaggaattagAATATAATCTAAATCGTAGTAAAGaagaattatcaaatattcaaataatgaatacaaaattgcaacaaaatttattagacaATAAGAAAATAGTAAGTAGCttggaagaaaagagaagaattcTGTGTAACGAATTAAATGAATCTAAACAAACTGTGcaagacttaaaaaaaataaatctagcATTAGAAGAACGGTATAAGATGATGGAAACTGAAGCAAATAACAATTTGGAAAGTTTGAAATCAGAAAATGCTAAAATATCATTTGAGTTCAAAGATGCTACTGATAAGCTGAGTTTATTACAACAAGAAATGAATGACAAAATTACACAAATGGAATTGAAAGAAGCGCAAATTCATGAGTTACTTTTAgatatttcctttttaaaaacagaaaagGAACATTTGGTACACTCACATAAAGAAATGCTTGAAGTAAAAGATAAAGAGATAGAAATGAAAGAAGAAGCATTACTTAAATCGCAAGCTAAAATGGTGAAACTAACAAATGAAACAAATGCCATGGAAAAGaagatgaaagaaattattattaatcttcaaGAAGTAAGATCTAGCCAAGTTGCCGTTTTGGCAACTCAAGAAGCAGCTCTGAAAGAAAAGTGTGCATACATAGAGGAACTTCAGGAACAGTTCGATAACTCCAaggaaatattgaataaagaaCTCGAAGATACAAAATCGTCATTGCGCGAATACCAAATCAAATTCTTCAATCTAGAAAATCacattaataatcaaaacaaGATTACAGCAGAATTGCAAGAAACGCTAAAAGAAATGAGCATGGAGCTTGAAACAAATAAGGAACGCTATAAGCAAATAGATGCGAGTCAAGTGGAAATTGAAAAACTGTGTCAAGAATTGGAACAGCCAACGAAAAACTTGAATTCTACAATTGTAGAAACATGCTCGAATTTTGATTTTCtcgatcaaaatttatatcatgtatTTCAGTATGAGGGCATATACATGGATCATAAGATTGTAAATATCTccaatattattaagattaccCTCGATGAATTACATAAATCTCAGAAAGTTATCCTACATTTGTCTTGCACAAATGCTGAATTGAATAAAACTTTGgcagaacaaaaaatatttatagaaaacaaTGTAAAAGACAAAGAGGAAGTCTGCagtttgaagaataaaatacgAGAAATGGAAGTAATAGCGCAaaaacgaaataattatcttaaaaatcttattaaaaataaagaatcttTCAAAGATTCTTTGCAAACAGTGGTTGCTTCACAGAATGacttacatattgttttaacaTCGTTCAACCAAAAGTGGAGTGAAATACTGACGAAATTTCAACACATTTTTCATATCGAGAAATCCGTTTGTGACGAGTTCAAAGAGTTGCAAACTAAAAAGACAAGTCTCGAAAATACATTGTCAAAAAATCAAGTCACCTATTCAGAAAACATTAAATCTgtattcgatattttatgGAAGAAGTTTTTATGGACAGAGCAACAATTACGTGATACTTATTTATGTTCGATACATGAAAAGGAATGTCTTGATGCATTGACAAATGTGAAAGAGGATCAATTTGCTGATGAGAAAATGATAATTGATATAGAGGTGgaaaagcataaaatattgcaatccaatgtaataaaatctgAGGAAGAAATAGAATCCTTTACAGCTTTGGCCACTTTGTACGAGAATAGTTTAAAGTCTGGCGAGATAAAAAATCAAGTAGaagtagagaaaaaattacaaaatcaaattaatcaactgATTAACGAAAAGAaagatctaaaaaataaaatagatactaTGCGTTTGAGAAATGTGAAATTAGAGAAGAGTATCGATGATCTTAGGATGGAGATAAAGAAGCTGCAATCGACGGAGATAGCGCCAATGGAAGTTAACTTGGTGGAAGTGCAATCTCTGAAGGATGaattgaaatgtttaaaagaaCAAAATCAACAATTGCttgaagaaaaagatgaaataaGCAAGATTAAAAAGCAAGAATTTGAAAAtcggataaaaaaagaaattcataCTACATACGAACAAAAATTGGAAGATATGAAGCAAAAAATG AAAATAGCCTACAATGAGGAAATGACGAAATTAAATAAGGATAAAGAAAGGATCATACAGGAAAAATTGCAATCTCAAATGGAGATAATGTgtcagaaaaaaagagaagaactTAATAGATACAAAGAACATGTTAGTGAACTAACTTCGCAACTTTGGAAAGTAGGAGAGAAACTCTTGATTGAACAACAACAGAAACAAGATGCGTTACAACGTTTGAAAGAATTGCAAATCAAGCAGAAGGAAGATAAAGCAAACCAACCAATAACTATTTCGCGCAAGACTTGCAC AATAGAGAAGGAAGAGATGTCGCCTGAATATGCTCAAGCAACTATGTCACAAAAAGTGACAACACTAATAACAGAAGAAACATTCGAAAGAAGGCATAGTCTTAGAAGCATGCAAGCAATGGGCAATGTGTTTAAAACGGAGGACGAGGAAGAAATCTTTGATAATGTTTATCTAG ctgATATAAAAAGAGGCAATTGTTTACCTACTACAGATGAGAACCGTTTGTCCGTATTACAAGCGAGAAACTCTCTTTGCAAACCTCACCTAAAATCGTCTTATCCGGCGGAAATGCAATTTCTTCCTTCAACTTTGACTGAAGAAGAGATTAAG tCGGGCTCTGCAGAAGATAATTTTAACGATAGTCTTAGCCAAAGCCTTCTTCCAGAACAAAAAgcaaggaaaaaagaaaaatctcag ggtaatgaattaaaaagtcCAAGTTCACGCATATTGAAAGAGCGAAATACAGATAAAAGATTGACGACCACTCCTCACTCATTAAggaatatattctctttaaaacGACAAGACGAa AATGCATCCAGTACACCTAAACGCAGACTCAGTCTTTTTCGTAAATCTCGATTACCGTAG